Genomic DNA from Bacteroidota bacterium:
TGATCAGGTTCACAAACCATTTGCTATGTGCAATGCCGCCGGTGATGAGTATACCGTCGATTTCCCCTTTCAGTACCGTGGCCATGGCGCCGATGTTTTTCGACACCTGGTATGCCATGGCTTCGAGGATAAGCCGTGCCTGATCATCACCCTGCAGGGCTTTTTGTTCTGCTTCATAGGCATCGTTGGTGCCGAGGTGGGCAACAAGACCTCCCTCGCCGGTGATCATCTTTTTTATTTGCTGGTGATTATACTTGCCGCTGAAACTGAGATTTACCAGGTCACCGCAAGGCAGAGTGCCACTGCGTTCAGGCGAAAAGGGGCCTTCACCGTCCAATCCCTGGTTCACGTCGATGACCTTTCCTTTCCGGTGTGCACCAATAGTGATTCCTCCACCAAGATGAACCACAATGAGATTGAGATCCTCATAGCGTTTCATGATGGATTTGGCGTGACTATCAGCCACAGCTTTCTGGTTCAGTGCATGGAATATCGATTTACGCTGAAAGATGGGATGCCCGGCAATTCGCGCGATATCCTCCATTTCATCCACTACTACCGGATTGGCGATATAAGCTTTAGCTTTGGGAAGGGTGCTGGCCAGGTCGCCGGCTATCAATCCCCCGAGATTGCTGGCATGCTCGCCATAGGATCCTGCCATCAAATCGCGCCGCATGGCATCGTTGACTTCATAGACGCCGGATTCAATTGGTTTGAGCAGGCCCCCGCGGCCTACCACCACATGGATGGTGTCGAGGTCTATGTTGGCCTCTTTCAACTGGCTGAGGATGATATTCTTACGATATAGATACTGGTCAGCTACCTTTTGGAACTTCGACAGGGCTTCACGGTCATGCTTAAGGTTCTTAGCAAAAACAGGCTGGTTGTCCTCAAAGACGGCAATCTTTGTAGACGTAGAGCCGGGATTAATAGCCAGGATCCTGATATGTTCCATGAAAGAAAGGAATTTGCATCAAAAGTAATAAAATTTGATGTCTTATACCATAGCAGCAGCGAGTGCAATTGACAGGAATTTGCTTCTCTCAGAGTCAGCCCGTGATGTCAGCACTATCGGCACCCTGGCACCCATGATGACTGCTGCGGCAGTGGCGCCACCGATGAAGTTAAGGGCTTTATAGAGGAAGTTGGCGCCATTGATATCGGGTGCTACGATTAGGTCGGCATCACCGGCTACTTCACTGTCAATATTTTTGTGCGCCGCCGATTTCTTTGACACAGCATTATCCACTGCGAGTGGTCCATCGACGATGCAACCCTTTATTTGTCCGCGGCGGTTCATCATCGACAGTGTAGCTGCATGCATGGTGGCTTCCATGCGTGGATTGATAGTTTCAACAGACCCTACCACTGCCACCTTGGGAACCTCAATGCCGATTTTATGGAAGGCTTCAACGGCATTGATGATCAGCGCCACCTTGTCTTCAAAGGTGGGCGCGACATTCATTGCCGCATCGGTCAGGCCGAGGAGCTTATGGTAATAGGGAGATTCAAAAAAGGCCACATGACTGAGAATCTCACCTTTACGCAGGCCGGTTTCCTTGTTGAGCACCGCCCGTAAAAGATATTGTGTGCTGACCAGCCCTTTCATCAGAATATCGGCATCGCCATTTCTGACCAGCTTGGTGGCCTCATATGATGCTTCGACAGGATCAGGGAAATGAATGATCTGAATGGAGCCACTGTTCATGTGGAGCTGTTCCAGCAAGGATTCTATCATGGGTTGGTCGCCAACCAGAATAGGATCCACGATATTCTGTGCCATGGCATTGCGGATAGCATCCAACACTTCATAATCCTCGGCAGCAGCAACAGCTATCTTGCGTTTCCGCTTGCTCTTAGCTATGGCGACGAGTTCGTCTAATTTTGTGATCATAATACTCTATTTTTACACGGATGCCATCTTTTGGAAAGATGTCATCCGTAGTGCACCTGATGGCATCTCTCAAAAGAGATGACATCCGTGAACTTTTCAATGAGTGAGCAAAGGTATAAAAAAAATTGATCGTATTGTTTGCGGAATAACAGAACCTGAGATAGGGGTGAGGTCACTTTGTATAAAAATCAATCATCTTCTGTATGGCCGCCTCGCAGACCGGACAAAATTTCTCTTCTTTAAAGGTATTCATCAGGCAGTCGTGCTTCGGGCGGTATATCCCTTTTGAAACATAACCGCCACCTTCAAATACCCCGGTGACAGTATAGTATTTCTCTTCATCTGGCGTTGGAATGGGTGTAGTTTTATCGACGAGATTTTTCCATTTCCTGTCAAAGCTGACCAGTGTGGTCAGGTTCGGCTCCCATGGTTCGATGGTGGTGGGATAAAAATCACTATAGGATACTGCTCCGACATATTCATCACCCAGTCCGGCGAAGCCGTGGCCAAGTTCATGAATGAATATCTTGGCTGAGGCAAGGTTGCCGCTGGCTGTCACATTGTAAAAATTATATATAGCTCCTCCGCCATACTTATTGCGGTTGACCAGAATGTATATCTGATCATAGGGGGCATTAGCCGCCACATCCCTCACACTTTTATGATCATAGGTCATGCAGTAACGTTCGCTGTCGAAGGTATAATAACTGGTGCCGACAACAGTATTCTTCCAGATGGAATCGGCCGGTATATCATTGCCCGACTCTGCTGAGGGAGCCATGACACCCCGGATGTTAAATTTATCTTTGTTTCTGTCATAAGGAGCAAAATCGAATATTTCCCTGGCAAATTTCTGGCAGTCGCTGATGAACTTGCCCATTTCAGCCTCCGTGTAACCATCGGGAATGATGACAATGTCGACCTTTTCAGCAGGATCGCCTGAAATATAGGCATCGAAAACAGGATAGGACAGTTTTCTTTCCTGAGAAATGAAGTAGCTGGAGGGTTTAAAAAGATACTCGAATTTCTTTTCAAACTGGCCATCCCTTTTCCTGGTATACAATTCAATGCGGGCATCATTTTTTGGATAGGGAATGATGACAGTTTCAGAAAGACTTTTTTTCGTTTCCTTTGCCTCAGGAACTGTCTGCCACTCACCGAAGAGTGTGCAATAGCCGCGTGAGTAAATCAGATCATTTGATGCCAGGTCAAAGACCTTGACATAATTATTCCCATAATTGAAGGTATCGATCAGGTTAACCTTCGACCCACCCCAGTAAGGTTCCATTTTGGTTTCATCAAAAAAATATGTATCCGACTGGCTGTCGCCGGCGTGGTAATAATCGAAACGCAGGGTTTTGTTTTCGAAGTATTTGTCGAACTGGGCACTGGAGAGTAGACAGGTGAGTGCAAGAAAAAGCATAATCATGTAACGCATAATCAGGATTTTAAATGTGGGTGTAAATTTAGTGAAAATTTTTGTATCAGAGATGACATCTAAGTCGAGATGTCATCCCTTTTTTTCTGCACTTCACATCCCGAAAACTGAAGTTCACAGCTTTTTCATTTCGCAGGAGTAGGCCATATGATACTTTTGACACATCAATTAATCATTAACCCTTAAAACATAAAATCATGAAAACACAAATCTTAACTTTCGTTTTTTCGGTGACGTTCGCTCTGACAACCTCATTTGCAACTAATAACACCGGAATTGATTCAATCGGAAATGTAAAGTCCGGCATAGAGTGTGTCATATTTCAGAATACTGATAACCTGGCTACTCTTATCATCGACAAACCCTATGGAGAAAAAATCGCAGTGAAGCTTTATTCTGAAAGCGGCGTACTGATGAGCTATAAGAATCTTAAACGTCATGATACCGTCAGGATCAGGTTTGATCTGTCAAACCTTCCCAAAGGAAATTATACCATTAAAGTGGTAAAAGCTGATGAGGAACTGTACACAAAGCAGGTCACAGCTACTGGGAATAGTCTATAAGATCATTTTCTGACAGGCAGGTATACTGTCTGTTATTTTTATGAAATGGGATTTTATTTTATACCCCCTATAACCAGAGCGTTCTTTGAAAAATTTGAAGCCTTTGCTCATACTTCGGCAGAATTGTTAACTTTGACTTGGATATGAAGCCAGCCAGCAGCAGCAAATTATATCATGGAAAAGATGAATAACCCGATGGTCAGGAAAACATGGCTACGAATAACCATAATAGTGCTGATGGGTATTCCTTTCAAGTTTCTTCTGGATGTCATCTTCAGCCTGCTTTATCGGAATTATACGCTTTTTCAGCCAGGTGCAAGCTATCTTTACACAGTTCTGTTATCTTTTTTTGCTTTTGTTACCCTATTGCTTATCAGCAGGAATCTTGACAGGAAATATCCGTGGGAAGCCGGTTTTTATCGCCGTTTTTTTTTGCAGCTTTTGGTAAATGTGGGCACTGCCCTGATCTTCGCAACGGGTATCCGGTGGCTGTATATCATCCTTTTTCTGCACTTCACTTATGCCAGGCTTTTGGATGAGCTGATCTATGCCGGTTTTGCAGCTTTCATGGCTATTAATATCCTGCTGGTTCAGATGAGTTATTTTCTTCTGGAGCGGTGGAGGTTATCCTTGGCCGAAGTGGAACGGTTTAGGAAAGAAAATGCAGAAGTCAGATTTGAAACGTTGCGGTCACAGGTAAATCCCCATTTTTTATTCAATAGTCTGAATACCCTTTCTTCGCTGATTTACCGTGATCAGGATAAGGCAGGCACTTTTGTGAGGGAATTGTCGGATGTGTATCGCTATATCCTTGATAAAAGAGATACGGAGCTTATCACATTGAATGAAGAGCTGGTATTTGTAAGGTCATATATCAATTTACTCAGGTTACGGTTTGAAGAGAATATTCAGATTACACTGGATATCCCTGACCATTTACTTCAAAGGTCCATTGCTCCTATTACCTTGCAGCTTTTGATAGAAAATGCAGTGAAGCACAATGTGGTATCCAAAAGGTCACCACTGTCAGTGAAGATCTGGACGGAGAACGATGAATATTTGGTGATTTCCAATAATTTACAAGAAAAGGAAACAGCGGCACCTTCATCCGGAATGGGATTGGATAACATCAGAAAAAGATATATCTATCTGACAAACAAAATGTTAAATATTATAAAAGAGGATGAGACCTTTACGGTTAAAGTGCCTTTAATTTAAGTTGTTATGACCATTTTGATAGTAGAAGATGAACCCCATGCCCAATATGAACTGAAGCGTCTGTTGAATAACATTTCAGCGTCATTTCAAATCCTTGCCTGTATCGATTCCATCGAAGAGACCGTCAAATGGCTGAAGGAAAATCCGCAACCGGATGTCATCATGCTTGACATACAACTTTCAGATGGACTGAGTTTTGAGATTTTTAAAAAGCATGATGTCCGGTCGCCGGTGATTTTCACCACTGCTTATGATGAGTATGCCATACGGGCTTTCAAGGTGAACAGTGTGGATTATTTGCTGAAACCGGTCAAACAGGAAGAATTGACTGCCGCGCTGAACAAGCTGGACATGATAAGGCTTCAATACTCAGGGGCAGAGACTTTACCGGCCTTCAGGCAGATCGAAGAACTGATCCGCTCACAACGGCCGGAATATAAAACACGATTCATAGCAAAAGTAGGTGATCAGATTAAACACATAGACATCAATGAAGTGGCATATTTTAAAGCAGAAGACAACGAGGTTTTTCTTGTCAGCAACGACAATCGCAGGGTTATTATTGAACATTCACTCGATCAGCTTGAGCGGGTTCTTAATCCGGGAGATTTTTTCAGGATCACCAGGGGTTATATCGCCAGTGCGGGTTCGATAGGTAAGATCAGTAAATATTTTAACAGCCGGCTCCTCATCGAGCTGAAACCTCCGGCCGACGACAAGATCATGATCAGCAGAGTGAGGGTGCAGGATTTTTTAAAATGGATGGACAGATAATTTGTACGGATTATTATGCGGAAATTAAAAATATTTAAGTATTACTATCTGTTATGGCTGTATGTCATCCTAATGAGCATGACCTCCTGTTACAGGGTTGTGGTCAAAGTCGACAATATACCCGGTAACACACCTCAAGGTGATCCACTCTATATCACCGGCAACTTCAACAACTGGGATCCGGGAGATGAGAAGTACCGGATGACATTGCAGCCCGATAGTTCATACATTGTAACATTACCCAGTGGTTTCGGTGAAATCGAATACAAGTTCACCCGTGGTGACTGGAGAGCGGTTGAGAAAGATGTTTGCGGTTATGATATTTCTAATAGAAGACTTGTTTTAGGTGAAGCGGATACGGTGACAAATATCATTCTTAGCTGGAATGACCAGCACCCCCTCAATTGTCCGAGGATCACACTGGTTGTGAAAGACCTGCCTGATAATACACCCGCCGATGCCCGTATCGCAATTGCCGGTAACTTCAACTCCTGGATACCTGATGCTGAATCCTTCCTTCAACATGACAAAGCCGGATACTATCATATCACACTGGAAAAGCAGCAGGGTATTGATGAAGTGGATTACAAAATAACCAGGGGAGACTTATCAACTTCTGAAACAGATCTTTACGGAAATGATATCCCTGTCAGAAAACTGCATTTCGGAGAAAGAGATACAGTTCAGGTCATTGTGCAGAACTGGAAAGACCTGGCGCTTATGAGCCCACATAAGGTTATGATTATTCTTACCAACATACCGGAAAATACACCTCCGGGCGGAGATATTTACCTGGTAAGTAACCTTAATGGATGGGATCCGGGGGACAGGAACTATCTCATGACGAAAAATGCTGATGGCACATATAGCAAATCTATCCCAACACAGGAAAAGACCATGGAATTCAAATTCACCAGGGGTGATTGGTCTACTGTGGAGGTGGACAGCTATGGCTTTGATATTCTAAATAGAACCTTGGATCTGAGTGAGCCAGTTAAAGAACAGCTGACTATTTCAAATTGGAAGGACCTCACAAGAGAGAGAAAGGATCAGGTCACTATTATCCTGACCGCTCTGCCGGAGCAAACACCGAAGAATGCCAGAATATATATTACCGGAAATTTAAACAGCTGGGACTCTGGCGATAGCGATTATGAACTTATGAAAACTGCCACGGGAGAGTATAGCATTAAGCTGACACGTCGATGGGGATTGCTCGAGTTCAAATTTACACGCGGCACATGGCAAAAAGTCGAGATTGACCGGTACGGCAACGATATCCCAAACAGAATTTATCAATATAAAGATATTGATACCTTGTTCCTTTCCGTCGATAACTGGAAAGACATCGGAGGGAGCGATGATGCGGGAGTAACAATGATTCTCAGAAGCATACCACCAAATACACCCAGTGGTGACGATTTTTATCTTACTGCCGATTTCAATAACTGGCAGCCGGGAAGTTCAAAGTACAAATTCAGGAAAAATGAAAATGGGCATTATTCCCTGACTATTCCAAGACTTGACGCATCAATGGAATATAAAATCACAAGGGGTAGCTGGAGAACTGTGGAGGTAGAAGAAAACGGATCGGAGAAACCAAACAGGGGATTCACTTTTGGTTTCTCCGATACAGTATATATCGATGTCCTTAAATGGCGTGATATGGGTGGTACTTATTAGATTAGAATTTCCCGAATTTCAGCGTCAGTCCGAAGTTAAATCCATTCAACACATCCGGGTCGGAATTGATAAGGTTTACATCCTCCGTATGCCGGTATGTCACGGCAAAAGCCATTCGAAAATGTTTTACCAGGTTCAGTTCCAGTTCCACACCGGGTTCAATGACAAAAAACGCATCCGAATCGATGGTATTCCATTCATAGTTATAATTATTCCAATTGTATGGATCAATGTAGGCAACACCGCCGCCGCCAATGAGAAGAGGAAACGACAGGTGAACCGGGAAACGGGGCATGAGAATAAACTCGAGGACTAAACCACCATAGCCTCCTGCCAGATTACAACCCTGGCCATCCACGACATCGTCAAAATACATATCGTTTACAAATCCATAACCGCCAAGGCCGATCATCAGTTTATGATCAATGAGCCAGCCGCCTCGGCCACCGACAAGCCAGGCATCCTGGCTGCCGATAGTTGAATAATTGAACATCAACGCACCATATCCACCATTATCGACATGGTTTCCAAACAGTGTCTGTACCTCTTCATGCCGGTCGTTTTCAACTGTATTCTCATTCTGTCCGAGAGCGATCATGCTCCATGATAGCATCAATGCGACTAATACTAACACCCTTTTCATTGTCATTTCGTTTTAATTATTTTAAAATGTATATTTTATTGTGAACGCACAATCCCAGAAATTCATTTCAAAAAAATGATGGCCGAATAGTTCAACAAAGGGTTTATAATCCAATCCGATAGCCAGCGGGATCCTATAGAACCAGAATTCCAGCCCGACATTACCATCAAATCCCAGCACAGGTGCAATGTGATGAAAGTAGTGGCCGTATGGATCGTCGTGATAATCTTCCCAACTAACAAATCCGGCATGGCCGCCTACTCCGTAATACCAGTAAAAGTGATCGGTATATTCACTGAAGGCTGGCCTGTAATGCTGGAAAAGGCCATAGAACTGTACACCGCCATCCCTGAAGCCCAGCAGGCCCTCGAAGCCTTTATTTTCATGTATAAATGCCTGATAGGTGATTCCCCATGTATCACCGAAACGCAGGCCAACGGTATTCTTTGTATCCTGTGTAAAACCATTTACGGCGATGAA
This window encodes:
- the buk gene encoding butyrate kinase; this encodes MEHIRILAINPGSTSTKIAVFEDNQPVFAKNLKHDREALSKFQKVADQYLYRKNIILSQLKEANIDLDTIHVVVGRGGLLKPIESGVYEVNDAMRRDLMAGSYGEHASNLGGLIAGDLASTLPKAKAYIANPVVVDEMEDIARIAGHPIFQRKSIFHALNQKAVADSHAKSIMKRYEDLNLIVVHLGGGITIGAHRKGKVIDVNQGLDGEGPFSPERSGTLPCGDLVNLSFSGKYNHQQIKKMITGEGGLVAHLGTNDAYEAEQKALQGDDQARLILEAMAYQVSKNIGAMATVLKGEIDGILITGGIAHSKWFVNLIIERIYKLGPVHIYPGEDEMRALAENGLRVIRGECTPKLYS
- a CDS encoding histidine kinase, which produces MEKMNNPMVRKTWLRITIIVLMGIPFKFLLDVIFSLLYRNYTLFQPGASYLYTVLLSFFAFVTLLLISRNLDRKYPWEAGFYRRFFLQLLVNVGTALIFATGIRWLYIILFLHFTYARLLDELIYAGFAAFMAINILLVQMSYFLLERWRLSLAEVERFRKENAEVRFETLRSQVNPHFLFNSLNTLSSLIYRDQDKAGTFVRELSDVYRYILDKRDTELITLNEELVFVRSYINLLRLRFEENIQITLDIPDHLLQRSIAPITLQLLIENAVKHNVVSKRSPLSVKIWTENDEYLVISNNLQEKETAAPSSGMGLDNIRKRYIYLTNKMLNIIKEDETFTVKVPLI
- a CDS encoding LytTR family DNA-binding domain-containing protein; translation: MTILIVEDEPHAQYELKRLLNNISASFQILACIDSIEETVKWLKENPQPDVIMLDIQLSDGLSFEIFKKHDVRSPVIFTTAYDEYAIRAFKVNSVDYLLKPVKQEELTAALNKLDMIRLQYSGAETLPAFRQIEELIRSQRPEYKTRFIAKVGDQIKHIDINEVAYFKAEDNEVFLVSNDNRRVIIEHSLDQLERVLNPGDFFRITRGYIASAGSIGKISKYFNSRLLIELKPPADDKIMISRVRVQDFLKWMDR
- a CDS encoding T9SS type A sorting domain-containing protein, coding for MKTQILTFVFSVTFALTTSFATNNTGIDSIGNVKSGIECVIFQNTDNLATLIIDKPYGEKIAVKLYSESGVLMSYKNLKRHDTVRIRFDLSNLPKGNYTIKVVKADEELYTKQVTATGNSL
- a CDS encoding bifunctional enoyl-CoA hydratase/phosphate acetyltransferase; the encoded protein is MITKLDELVAIAKSKRKRKIAVAAAEDYEVLDAIRNAMAQNIVDPILVGDQPMIESLLEQLHMNSGSIQIIHFPDPVEASYEATKLVRNGDADILMKGLVSTQYLLRAVLNKETGLRKGEILSHVAFFESPYYHKLLGLTDAAMNVAPTFEDKVALIINAVEAFHKIGIEVPKVAVVGSVETINPRMEATMHAATLSMMNRRGQIKGCIVDGPLAVDNAVSKKSAAHKNIDSEVAGDADLIVAPDINGANFLYKALNFIGGATAAAVIMGARVPIVLTSRADSERSKFLSIALAAAMV
- a CDS encoding M64 family metallo-endopeptidase, translated to MRYMIMLFLALTCLLSSAQFDKYFENKTLRFDYYHAGDSQSDTYFFDETKMEPYWGGSKVNLIDTFNYGNNYVKVFDLASNDLIYSRGYCTLFGEWQTVPEAKETKKSLSETVIIPYPKNDARIELYTRKRDGQFEKKFEYLFKPSSYFISQERKLSYPVFDAYISGDPAEKVDIVIIPDGYTEAEMGKFISDCQKFAREIFDFAPYDRNKDKFNIRGVMAPSAESGNDIPADSIWKNTVVGTSYYTFDSERYCMTYDHKSVRDVAANAPYDQIYILVNRNKYGGGAIYNFYNVTASGNLASAKIFIHELGHGFAGLGDEYVGAVSYSDFYPTTIEPWEPNLTTLVSFDRKWKNLVDKTTPIPTPDEEKYYTVTGVFEGGGYVSKGIYRPKHDCLMNTFKEEKFCPVCEAAIQKMIDFYTK